The sequence below is a genomic window from Ignavibacteriales bacterium.
TTTCTGTCGCCCTTCACGAAGTCAGTCTCAATTAATGTAGGTGTCAAATTAAAAAATGGGAAAAGCAATGTGATCTGTCCCCCGTGTGTGTGACCTGCCAGGAAAAGATCGTAATTATGTTTCTGCGCTGCATCTATCAGGTATTCCCTTGGCTGATGAGTTAAAAATATTTTTAAATCATAATCAGATGAATGATTGGAAAGACTGTCAAGTAATGACGGGGCAATCCTTTCAACATAAGTATTTGTGACAAATGTGATATTAACTTTGCTGTTATTGATATCCAGAGTTAATCGATCATTGTCGAGCATCTTTACATTATACTTTTTTAATTCTTCTGTTACCTCACGAATGCTTCTCGGATTATCTTCCCTGTAAGCCCAGTTATCATGATCACCGACACATGTGTAAACGCCATATTTCGATTTAAGTTTACCCAGATATTCAGCGGCAGTGCCTATGTAATCCGGTGTTGAGGTTATAACATCTCCGGCAATCAGTACCAGATCAGGATTTGTTGAGTTCACCTTATCAATGAAGTTCATTAATCTTTTCTCATCTGTGTACCTGTCCGCCTGTGTATCGGAGATGAAAGCTATTCGTAAATTATTCAGACCGGGATGAAGATTTTGAACTTTGTGTTCTGTTATTCTTATCGAAACTGTATTGTAATCGTAAATAATTCTTGCGGGCACATAGATAAAAAACAAAACGGTTATTGCAATAATTATCTTCGCTTCAAACCTTTTGAACCTCTCTCTTACACTTTTACTGAATAGTAATAAAGGAATTTTTAATATATCTAAAACGAGGAAGAAGAGCGTGATCTGTAAAACGATCATTGCACAAACCCAGAACGGATACATGACAAAGTAGTCAAAGAAAAAATTCTCAGGCAATGAAGCGCGTGTTTCATTTATCCTGCTTATGATCCACAGGATTAAAACATAAGCGGGGAAAATATTAAGAGCGATAAGAAAAATATTTTTGCCCCTTTTGATGTAACGCTCTGATGAGGGGAAATATATTTTCAATGCCCTGGATATTTTTCTTGAAAAATAAAATTCAAGAAGTATAATTGTCAGTAAACCAAGCCCGATCCGTAAATAGAAGCTCATAAAAGAAATTTTTCCCTATAGATTAAAATTGTGATGGGAAGAATAATATATCGAATGGAAAATTACTATACACTTGCCTATACATTAACTCCCTGATTTTACTTCGCCGACCTTCTTATTCATTTCTTCAATGTGACTGCCCTTCCAGTAAATTTTTTTGCAACCCGTGCATTGATAGAAGTCATTATGAATCTCTGCAACTTTCGGCGGGATGTCATCTATAATTTCTGCCTTTTCAGCTTTGATCAGCAGGCTGTTGCAGAGCATACACCGGGAATATTCTTTAATAAAATTTTTTAACTGAAATCTTTTTACGACCTCGTACAATTGATGTTCAGGATCATTATTTCTTACCCAGTAACCGTGAGTTACATCATTTCGTTTAAGTATGTTCCTGTCGCGTGTAAGTATCGTTCGTTTTTCATTAAGTGATAATGCGACAATGTCATCTCTGGAAAAATCAATTTTGTAAATCGAATCAAAACCAAGCATACGCAAGTACGCAGCAAGTTTACCAAGATGCACATCAATCACATACTTTGGATCGCGGAGAGGCTGAGGTCGCAAATGCTGAACATCGGAAATATCAAATGATTCAAACACAGGATAAACACTTATATCATCTTCATCTTTTATGATATATGAAAAGTTAACTGATTTGCCGTTTACTAAAATCATATCTATTTCTATGTGAGGCACGCCGAGTGATTCAATCATATCTTTAACAGATGCTCTGTCAAAATAATGATGTGTGAATCTTTCTTTCTTTTTACAGAGAGGAAGAAAATCATTCAGCTCTTCATAAAATCTGAAATAACATTTGTGCATTTTTAATTATGTTTTTGACTTATCACAAATTACAAAATTGCTGTTGGAAAAAGATGGAAAGGAAATATTATTTGTCGAGGATAAGTTTACAGTGAGCGAAAACTTCTTCAACGTCAATATCGTTTATCAAACCGGTTTTAGATTTAATTGAAATTTGATTAATGCCTTTCGGGACCCATTCAGCTGGGTCTGTGGGTCCGAACAACGAGACCATCTTCGCACCCGAAAAGCCGGCAATGTGCATTGTGCC
It includes:
- a CDS encoding metallophosphoesterase, producing MSFYLRIGLGLLTIILLEFYFSRKISRALKIYFPSSERYIKRGKNIFLIALNIFPAYVLILWIISRINETRASLPENFFFDYFVMYPFWVCAMIVLQITLFFLVLDILKIPLLLFSKSVRERFKRFEAKIIIAITVLFFIYVPARIIYDYNTVSIRITEHKVQNLHPGLNNLRIAFISDTQADRYTDEKRLMNFIDKVNSTNPDLVLIAGDVITSTPDYIGTAAEYLGKLKSKYGVYTCVGDHDNWAYREDNPRSIREVTEELKKYNVKMLDNDRLTLDINNSKVNITFVTNTYVERIAPSLLDSLSNHSSDYDLKIFLTHQPREYLIDAAQKHNYDLFLAGHTHGGQITLLFPFFNLTPTLIETDFVKGDRKFGKMLAIVTRGLGMSLAPIRYNSTPEVTLISISSDNRM
- a CDS encoding Mut7-C ubiquitin/RNAse domain-containing protein; amino-acid sequence: MHKCYFRFYEELNDFLPLCKKKERFTHHYFDRASVKDMIESLGVPHIEIDMILVNGKSVNFSYIIKDEDDISVYPVFESFDISDVQHLRPQPLRDPKYVIDVHLGKLAAYLRMLGFDSIYKIDFSRDDIVALSLNEKRTILTRDRNILKRNDVTHGYWVRNNDPEHQLYEVVKRFQLKNFIKEYSRCMLCNSLLIKAEKAEIIDDIPPKVAEIHNDFYQCTGCKKIYWKGSHIEEMNKKVGEVKSGS